The DNA segment GTATTCGCTGAATAGCAGAGAATTGCTCACGGTGACAGCCGCCGGGTCCCGCCTCGCGATGGCGAAGCGGGACCCGGGACGGGGCTGGGTGTCAGCAACCGACGAGGATGCCGTCGATGTCGTTGGTGTTGTAGTTGCCGCGCTGGCCGACCGGCATCCAGCCGTGGACGTCGAACGAGGTGCCCCTGCCCGTGTAGACGAACACCTTCGAGCTGCCGCGGTTGTAGATCGACGAGATCCGGTTGTCCCACCCGGAGCCCGCCAGGTCGTAGTAGTCGCAGCCGTGATCCGCGTAGATGAATGCGCCGGTGCCGTTGAGGCCGTCGAAGTAGCAGGAGTAACCGGCCGGGCAGTCCTCATACCCTGCGGCGGCCCTCGAACTCATCCTCAGCCCGGTCGGGTCCGCCGCCGCGGCCGGCGCGGTGGACAGGGCGACCGCCAGCACACTGGCACAGGCGACGAGCGTCAACATGATCCGTTTCATTGTTGCTCCTTTTCTCCGTCGTCATCGATCCTTGCCGTCGTGCTTTCGCAGTGTTTTCAGTCGTGGTGTTCGCGTCAACGAAGTGCGGTTTTCCGTACGGCCGAAGTTCGGTATTCCGCCCTTTCCTTGGATCTTGCGGTATCGCGCACGGATGCCAGGCGAATCGGACACTCCTGGATGTGGGTGGCGCCGCCGTGGTTGCATCGAGGGGGACCGATGCGGGGTAGGTCAGGAGGTAGAGATGTCCGGCGTTCCGGTACGGCAGTCGTCGATGACGATCGGGGCGGCGGTGCCGTCTTTGGTCCGGTGGAGACTCTCCAGCGACGCCGATCTGGTGTTTCGCACCCTCGCGACGATGGGGGCGCACCACGCGCGGGAACTGGCGCGGGAGCTGGGCCTGCCGTGCCGGCGCGTCGACGGGGCGCTGGCCGAGCTGCGCACGGCCGGAGCCGCGACACCCCGGCCGTCCGGCAACCGGCACGGGCCGATCTGGCAGGCCCGCCCGCCGGTCGAGGTGGTCGCGACGCTGCAGCGCCGGCAACTACGGCTGGTCGATCAGGACGAACAGGTACGCAGCCATCACGCCGCGGTGACAGCGGTCGCGGACCGGCAGGCCGTGATAGGCGACGGCGTCCGCTACCTGCCGACCCGGGTTCTCACCCGCCGGCGGCTGGCCGAACTGATGGACGCCGAACGCAGCGAGCACCTGGTCATCAATACCGAGCAGTCGTTCGACGCGGCGTCGGCCAAGGCCGGGGCCCCGCTCGGGCGGCGGGTCGTCGAACGAGGTGTCCGCATCCGGGCGCTCGGCCTGCCGCCCGCCGACCAGGACCTGCACGTCGACGCCGAACTGTTCGATCAGCCGTTCTTCAGCTATCGGGAAGCGCCGGCGATGCCGATGAAGCTGCTGGTGATCGACCGGCGGATCGCACTGTTCCCGGCCGACCCGGCCGACCTGGAACGCGGATACCTGGAGATCAGCCAGCCGGGCGTGGTCCGCGGGCTGGTGCTGCTCTTCGAACACCATTGGGCGAACGCCACCGACCCCAGGGAGCACGGCGTGCAGGACATCGTTCTCACCGACCGCGAACGCGAGCTGATCGCTCTGCTCGCCCGCGGTCACACCGACGTCAGCGCGGCGGCGCAGATGCGTGTCAGCGCGCGCTTGATCACCAAGATGATGCGGGCCCTGATGGACCGCGCCGGCGTGGAGAACCGCTTCCAGTTGGGCCTGGCCCTGGGCGCCGCCCGGCACATGCCGTCCCCGGCCGTAGCCGAGAAGGAGGAGCAATGAGACGGCTTCACCTCAGCCTCGTCATCCTGGCCCTGGTCCTTCTCATGCCGGGCCGGGCGCACGCCGCGTCCTCCTGGCCGCCGGTGTCGGTCTGCACGGAGGTCGAGTTCACGGGCGGCAGCGTGCAGCGGAGCCCGATGCAAGACAGTTACGTCATCACGGGCTACGTCCGCGCCTGCCCGGGTGCGGATGATCCGCAGGCGCGCTGGACCGTCGCCCGGTACGAGACCGGCGGGCTCGGCGTGGTGTCTCGCCAGATGCCCTACGGCGTACCGGGCGAACGGGGATACCGCTTCCTCTACAAGAGGTACGCCGCCGCCGGCACCTGGGCTGCCTGCGTCGTCAACGACGTGCGACCCACCGAAGCCGATCCACTGCTCGGCACCGCGAACCGCGTCGCCTGCGTCGGCCCGGACCCCGACCCGCCGCCGTCGGACTATCCCGTGCTCAGTACGCCACTCGTGCCCATTTCCATCGATGATCCACGCTTCGATGGTGTGCTGGTGGTCGGCGAGACCGCCGCACCCCGACCGGTCTGCAGCGGCTGCGTATAGACGGCTGCTCGGCGGCGTCGTGCTCCGGTGAACGACGCCCGGGTCAGGTGGCCGGAATGATCCGGCGCGTCTCGTAGGCCCACATCGCTATCTCCACCCGGTTGCGGGCGCCGAGCTTGGACATCAGGCTCGCCAGGTGCGTCTTCACGGTGCTGAGGCTGATGTAGAGGGTGTCGGCGATCTCGGTGTTGGTCAGTCCGCGGGCCACCGCGAGCAGCACCTCGTCCTCGCGGGCGGTGATCGGGCTGATCGGCTGGACGGCGGGCCGTCCGGTCGGCACGTCCGCGAACGTCTGCAGCAGGCGGACGGTGACGCTCGGAGCGATCAGCGCGTCGCCGGCGGCGGCTGAGCGGACCGCCTGGACCAGCAGGTCCGGCCCGGCGTCCTTGAGCAGGAAACCGCGGGCGCCGGCGCGCAGCGCGCCGTAGACGTACTCGTCGAGGTCGAACGTGGTGATCACGACGACGACCATCGGATCGGGTACGCCGGGACCGGCCAGCTGACGGGTGGCTTCCAGCCCGTCGAGCTCGGGCATCCGGATGTCGAACAGGCAGACGTCGGGGCGCAGATCGCGGGCCAGGCGTACGGCCTCGCGCCCGTCGGACGCCTCGCCGATGACCTCGACGTCGGGTTGAGCGTCGAGCATGACCCGCAGGCCGGTGCGGATGACGGCCTGGTCGTCAGCGATGAGTACGCGAATGGGCACGGCCGTCCGTCCTTCCCCTGGGCAGCTCGGCCTCGACCCGCCAGCCCCGGTCGGCTCCCGGG comes from the Actinoplanes sp. OR16 genome and includes:
- a CDS encoding peptidase inhibitor family I36 protein, whose product is MKRIMLTLVACASVLAVALSTAPAAAADPTGLRMSSRAAAGYEDCPAGYSCYFDGLNGTGAFIYADHGCDYYDLAGSGWDNRISSIYNRGSSKVFVYTGRGTSFDVHGWMPVGQRGNYNTNDIDGILVGC
- a CDS encoding response regulator transcription factor; the protein is MPIRVLIADDQAVIRTGLRVMLDAQPDVEVIGEASDGREAVRLARDLRPDVCLFDIRMPELDGLEATRQLAGPGVPDPMVVVVITTFDLDEYVYGALRAGARGFLLKDAGPDLLVQAVRSAAAGDALIAPSVTVRLLQTFADVPTGRPAVQPISPITAREDEVLLAVARGLTNTEIADTLYISLSTVKTHLASLMSKLGARNRVEIAMWAYETRRIIPAT
- a CDS encoding LuxR family transcriptional regulator, translated to MSGVPVRQSSMTIGAAVPSLVRWRLSSDADLVFRTLATMGAHHARELARELGLPCRRVDGALAELRTAGAATPRPSGNRHGPIWQARPPVEVVATLQRRQLRLVDQDEQVRSHHAAVTAVADRQAVIGDGVRYLPTRVLTRRRLAELMDAERSEHLVINTEQSFDAASAKAGAPLGRRVVERGVRIRALGLPPADQDLHVDAELFDQPFFSYREAPAMPMKLLVIDRRIALFPADPADLERGYLEISQPGVVRGLVLLFEHHWANATDPREHGVQDIVLTDRERELIALLARGHTDVSAAAQMRVSARLITKMMRALMDRAGVENRFQLGLALGAARHMPSPAVAEKEEQ